The Amycolatopsis mongoliensis genome includes a window with the following:
- a CDS encoding ABC transporter substrate-binding protein, producing the protein MRTTRTVAGIAVLALALSACGGAGESDGGGQQAADSAVGVTKDAVVIGTHQPLTGPAAPGYSKISVGARAVYQAINDGGGINGRKIDYKVEDDGYNPTKTVEVVKKLVLQDKVFAIVGGLGTPTHSKVVDYLNSEGVPDLLVSSGALAWDNPQKSPMTFGYQLDYAREGKIQGKYVKDTFAGKKIGYFTQNDDIGRDTQAGLDQFVKDQTVARQGYDSANTDVTPQLSALKAAGAEVVVCECIPAFTALAILAAAKIGYKPQFVVSSIGADPATLSGLLQDFAKRGGASVSSAQLLNGLIGTGYLPDVAQTSDPWVAYFKGIHDKYIPKEPLTNTLFYGMVQAYTFGQALKAAGPDPTRQKIVDAMSSGALKGPGLTPFGFSKDSHSGYTGAYVFKINPDTTTTVIQPPSVTDRGTGAITPYSGERATPEQVNLLGR; encoded by the coding sequence ATGAGAACCACTAGAACCGTCGCGGGAATCGCGGTGCTGGCGCTCGCGCTCAGCGCGTGCGGCGGGGCGGGGGAGAGCGACGGCGGCGGTCAGCAGGCCGCCGACTCGGCCGTCGGCGTCACGAAGGACGCCGTCGTCATCGGCACCCACCAGCCGCTGACCGGCCCGGCCGCGCCCGGGTACAGCAAGATCTCCGTCGGCGCCCGCGCGGTCTACCAGGCGATCAACGACGGCGGCGGGATCAACGGCCGCAAGATCGACTACAAGGTGGAGGACGACGGCTACAACCCGACGAAGACCGTCGAGGTCGTGAAGAAGCTCGTCCTGCAGGACAAGGTGTTCGCGATCGTCGGCGGCCTGGGCACGCCGACGCACTCGAAGGTCGTCGACTACCTCAACTCCGAGGGCGTGCCGGACCTGCTGGTGTCCTCGGGCGCGCTGGCGTGGGACAACCCCCAGAAGTCCCCGATGACCTTCGGGTACCAGCTGGACTACGCCCGCGAGGGCAAGATCCAGGGCAAGTACGTCAAGGACACCTTCGCCGGCAAGAAGATCGGGTACTTCACGCAGAACGACGACATCGGCCGCGACACCCAGGCCGGGCTCGACCAGTTCGTGAAGGACCAGACCGTCGCGCGGCAGGGCTACGACAGCGCCAACACCGACGTGACGCCGCAGCTGTCCGCGCTCAAGGCCGCGGGCGCCGAGGTCGTCGTCTGCGAGTGCATCCCGGCGTTCACCGCGCTGGCGATCCTGGCCGCGGCGAAGATCGGGTACAAGCCGCAGTTCGTCGTCAGCAGCATCGGCGCCGACCCGGCGACGCTGTCCGGGCTGCTGCAGGACTTCGCCAAGCGCGGCGGGGCGAGCGTGTCGAGCGCGCAGCTGCTCAACGGGCTGATCGGCACCGGCTACCTGCCCGACGTCGCGCAGACGTCCGACCCGTGGGTCGCCTACTTCAAGGGCATCCACGACAAGTACATCCCGAAGGAGCCGCTCACCAACACGCTGTTCTACGGGATGGTGCAGGCGTACACGTTCGGCCAGGCGCTGAAGGCCGCCGGGCCGGACCCGACGCGGCAGAAGATCGTCGACGCCATGAGCTCGGGCGCCCTCAAGGGGCCGGGCCTGACGCCGTTCGGGTTCTCGAAGGACTCGCACTCCGGCTACACGGGTGCGTACGTGTTCAAGATCAACCCGGACACCACGACGACGGTGATCCAGCCACCGTCGGTCACCGACCGGGGCACCGGGGCCATCACGCCGTATTCCGGTGAACGCGCCACCCCGGAGCAGGTGAATCTGCTGGGTAGGTGA
- a CDS encoding branched-chain amino acid ABC transporter permease, which yields MTVRTSIPETRVEPVTKKRTVPPLLRHVLFALGAFAVVVVLTLVTDEFTNLRIATIGYYLVAVAGLTLLTGLTGQVSLGHGAFMFIGAYTVALLVRRVPSFPLWADLLLASAAGGLAGLLAGAAAARLRGPYLAGATLALAVGLPALTRRFQDFLGGSNGLSFTVHSRPAGIGVPELRWQTWIVWLSVLIALVLVLNIVRGRLGRDFRAVRDDEVAASLGGIAVGRTKILAFLISAVCGGLAGGLQAFLLGTAAPGSFTPALSLSLLAAVVLGGLGSLWGALWGAVALVYFQAWSEDLADALHLNTDVANNLPLAVYGVILIVVVLAFPRGIQGGFQRLRGLLRRSAEKKENHENH from the coding sequence ATGACCGTGCGCACGAGTATTCCGGAAACCCGCGTCGAGCCGGTGACGAAGAAGCGGACGGTGCCGCCGCTGCTGCGCCACGTCCTGTTCGCGCTGGGCGCGTTCGCCGTCGTCGTGGTGCTGACCCTGGTCACCGACGAGTTCACCAACCTGCGGATCGCGACGATCGGCTACTACCTGGTCGCGGTCGCCGGGCTGACCCTGCTCACCGGCCTGACCGGGCAGGTTTCGCTGGGCCACGGCGCGTTCATGTTCATCGGCGCGTACACGGTGGCGCTGCTGGTGCGGCGGGTCCCGTCGTTCCCGCTGTGGGCCGACCTGCTGCTCGCCTCGGCCGCGGGCGGGCTCGCCGGGCTGCTGGCCGGGGCCGCCGCGGCCCGGCTGCGCGGCCCGTACCTCGCCGGGGCGACGCTCGCGCTGGCCGTCGGCCTGCCCGCGCTGACCCGCCGGTTCCAGGACTTCCTGGGCGGCAGCAACGGGTTGAGCTTCACCGTCCACAGCAGACCGGCCGGGATCGGCGTTCCCGAACTGCGCTGGCAGACCTGGATCGTCTGGCTCAGCGTGCTCATCGCGCTGGTGCTGGTGCTGAACATCGTCCGCGGCCGGCTCGGCCGCGACTTCCGCGCCGTCCGTGACGACGAGGTCGCCGCGTCGCTGGGCGGGATCGCCGTCGGCCGCACGAAGATCCTCGCGTTCCTGATCAGCGCGGTCTGCGGCGGGCTCGCCGGTGGCCTGCAGGCGTTCCTGCTCGGCACCGCCGCGCCCGGCTCGTTCACGCCCGCGCTGTCGCTGAGCCTGCTGGCGGCCGTGGTGCTGGGCGGGCTCGGCTCCCTGTGGGGCGCGCTGTGGGGCGCGGTCGCGCTCGTCTACTTCCAGGCCTGGTCCGAGGACCTCGCCGACGCCCTGCACCTGAACACCGACGTGGCCAACAACCTCCCGCTCGCGGTCTACGGCGTGATCCTCATCGTCGTCGTGCTCGCCTTCCCGCGCGGCATCCAGGGCGGGTTCCAACGGCTGCGCGGGCTTCTCCGTCGATCCGCCGAAAAGAAGGAGAACCATGAGAACCACTAG
- a CDS encoding branched-chain amino acid ABC transporter permease, translated as MQEFLDLTLGGISAGAVYAALGLALVIIYRATRVVNFAQPALALISTYLAYSVTRATGSYWLGFAVAIVAGTVLGVATERLLIRPLRHRSELSSIIVTLGLLLVLQAIAGMIWSNEPLAFPYAFDFVGRFSANDLFVVLVVLVIAALVLVVFKYTPLGLRMRAAAFAPEVARTLGVRVGLMLTVGWGLAAAVGSLAGLLATPPFLFPNVLDGVFVYALTAAVLGGLDNPLGTIAGGFVLGVGLSYVSGYLGPEMVTIAALAILVVVLIVRPSGLFGRAKVRRV; from the coding sequence ATGCAGGAATTCCTCGACCTGACCCTCGGCGGGATCTCCGCCGGCGCGGTCTACGCGGCGCTCGGGCTCGCGCTGGTCATCATCTACCGGGCCACCCGGGTGGTGAACTTCGCGCAGCCCGCGCTCGCCCTGATCTCGACGTACCTCGCGTACTCGGTGACCAGGGCGACGGGCAGCTACTGGCTCGGCTTCGCCGTCGCGATCGTGGCCGGGACCGTGCTGGGCGTCGCCACCGAACGGCTGCTGATCCGGCCGCTGCGGCACCGCTCCGAACTGAGCTCGATCATCGTCACCCTCGGGCTCCTGCTGGTGCTGCAGGCGATCGCGGGCATGATCTGGTCCAACGAGCCGTTGGCGTTCCCGTACGCCTTCGACTTCGTCGGCCGGTTCTCCGCCAACGACCTGTTCGTGGTGCTGGTGGTGCTCGTGATCGCCGCGCTCGTGCTGGTGGTGTTCAAGTACACCCCACTGGGCCTGCGGATGCGCGCGGCCGCGTTCGCCCCGGAGGTGGCCCGCACCCTCGGCGTGCGGGTCGGGCTGATGCTCACCGTCGGCTGGGGCCTGGCGGCCGCGGTCGGCTCGCTGGCTGGGCTGCTCGCCACCCCGCCGTTCCTCTTCCCGAACGTGCTGGACGGCGTCTTCGTCTACGCCCTCACCGCGGCGGTGCTCGGTGGCCTGGACAACCCCCTCGGCACCATCGCCGGCGGGTTCGTCCTCGGCGTCGGACTGTCCTATGTGTCCGGCTACCTGGGACCGGAGATGGTGACGATCGCCGCGCTGGCGATCCTCGTCGTCGTGCTGATCGTGCGTCCCAGCGGGTTGTTCGGCCGCGCGAAGGTGAGGCGGGTATGA
- a CDS encoding ABC transporter ATP-binding protein has translation MLEIDELSVAYGAVRALDGVGLAVERGGITAVLGANGAGKTTLLRTISGLQPARGGRITWDGRELTGLAADRIARGGVAHVPEGGGVITELTVDENLRLGALWRRDRADREAARKEMYELFPPLEERSAKPAATLSGGERQMLAIGRALMSRPDLLLLDEPSLGLAPLITARIMGILRDLRTSTGLTVVLVEQNAHSALSIADRGYVLALGRVVAVDTAAELLADDGLRHAYLGF, from the coding sequence GTGCTTGAGATCGACGAGCTTTCCGTGGCCTACGGCGCCGTCCGCGCGCTCGACGGCGTCGGCCTGGCGGTCGAGCGCGGCGGGATCACCGCGGTGCTCGGCGCGAACGGCGCGGGCAAGACGACGTTGCTGCGCACGATCAGCGGCCTGCAGCCGGCGCGTGGCGGCCGGATCACCTGGGACGGCCGGGAACTCACCGGGCTGGCGGCCGACCGCATCGCCCGCGGCGGGGTGGCGCACGTGCCCGAGGGCGGCGGCGTGATCACCGAGCTGACCGTCGACGAGAACCTCCGGCTCGGCGCGTTGTGGCGCCGCGACCGCGCCGACCGCGAGGCCGCGCGCAAGGAGATGTACGAGCTTTTCCCGCCGCTGGAGGAACGTTCGGCGAAACCCGCCGCGACGCTGTCCGGTGGCGAACGGCAGATGCTCGCCATCGGCCGCGCCCTGATGAGCCGGCCCGACCTGCTGCTGCTCGACGAGCCGTCGCTGGGCCTCGCGCCGCTGATCACCGCGCGGATCATGGGCATCCTGCGGGACCTGCGGACCTCGACCGGGCTCACCGTGGTGCTCGTCGAGCAGAACGCGCACAGCGCGCTGTCCATCGCCGACCGCGGCTACGTACTGGCACTGGGCCGGGTCGTCGCCGTCGACACCGCCGCGGAGCTGCTGGCCGACGACGGCCTCCGTCACGCCTACCTCGGTTTCTGA
- a CDS encoding ABC transporter ATP-binding protein, with the protein MTLLGEARPDEDLLVVDGLTVRFGGLTALHDVRLSVDAGTVVGVIGPNGAGKTTLFNVICGFVRPQSGRVLWRGEPLVRHRPEHLAGLGIVRTLQGLGLFAGLTVLENVMAGAGRHAKTGVLPALVGAGRSARDESDLAARARATLGELGIADLADRLPGVLPYGVRKRVALARALVAEPDLLLLDEPASGLSAAELVELSTLILSLRRHMAVVLVEHHMDLVMQVCDRVVVLNFGEVIAAGAPAEIQADPRVAEAYLGDPAEEAPGA; encoded by the coding sequence ATGACGCTTCTTGGTGAGGCACGGCCCGACGAGGACCTGCTCGTGGTGGACGGCCTCACCGTGCGGTTCGGCGGGCTCACCGCGCTGCACGACGTGCGGCTGAGCGTCGACGCCGGCACCGTCGTCGGGGTCATCGGACCCAACGGTGCCGGGAAGACCACGCTCTTCAACGTCATCTGCGGGTTCGTCCGGCCCCAGTCCGGCCGGGTGCTGTGGCGCGGCGAACCGCTCGTGCGGCACCGCCCCGAGCACCTCGCCGGGCTCGGGATCGTCCGCACCCTGCAGGGGCTCGGCCTCTTCGCCGGGCTGACCGTGCTCGAGAACGTGATGGCCGGCGCGGGCCGCCACGCGAAGACCGGCGTGCTCCCCGCGCTCGTCGGCGCCGGGCGTTCGGCGCGCGACGAATCCGACCTGGCCGCGCGTGCCCGGGCGACGCTCGGGGAGCTCGGGATCGCCGACCTCGCCGACCGGCTGCCCGGCGTTCTGCCTTACGGCGTGCGAAAACGCGTCGCCCTCGCCCGGGCGCTGGTGGCCGAACCGGACCTGCTGCTGCTCGACGAACCCGCCAGCGGGCTTTCGGCCGCCGAGCTCGTCGAGCTCTCGACGTTGATCCTCTCGCTGCGGCGGCACATGGCGGTCGTGCTCGTCGAACACCACATGGACCTCGTCATGCAGGTCTGCGACCGCGTCGTGGTGCTCAACTTCGGCGAGGTGATCGCGGCGGGTGCCCCGGCCGAGATCCAGGCCGACCCCCGCGTGGCCGAGGCCTACCTCGGTGACCCCGCCGAGGAGGCGCCCGGTGCTTGA
- a CDS encoding ABC transporter substrate-binding protein produces MPKRASTRRFAVLALVLALLVSACNQRGGSGSAGAVEKPAIRVAIFAAVDLATFWLAQEGGYFKAEGLDVQADTGASGQEALNRMTNGQDDLALSTYTLFFLAKNNGADVKLIADATSASPRSNELVTVPNSPVKTVGDLNGKRIAISSKNAASDVLTRSVMRDHGVGFDKVQWVPMPLPEMGAALAQGRVDAAYQPEPFLTQAAKVAGAVPVIDAASGSTQSFPLTGFGATAQWVQGHPKTMLAFQRAMLNATRAAVDRARIEPLVVRNAKVDQDIASLMVMPAFGSTLDARRIQRVPDLLQQLGVVQTKLDASAMITPQASTG; encoded by the coding sequence ATGCCCAAACGCGCCTCGACCCGCCGGTTCGCCGTGCTCGCGCTCGTCCTCGCGCTGCTGGTGAGCGCGTGCAACCAGCGAGGCGGGTCCGGCAGTGCCGGTGCCGTCGAAAAACCGGCCATCCGCGTCGCGATCTTCGCCGCCGTCGACCTCGCCACCTTTTGGCTGGCCCAGGAAGGCGGCTACTTCAAGGCCGAAGGGCTCGACGTGCAGGCCGACACCGGCGCCAGCGGCCAGGAGGCGCTGAACCGGATGACGAACGGCCAGGACGACCTCGCGCTGTCCACCTACACCCTGTTCTTCCTGGCGAAGAACAACGGGGCGGACGTGAAGCTGATCGCCGACGCCACCTCGGCGAGCCCGCGCAGCAACGAGCTGGTCACCGTGCCGAACTCGCCGGTCAAGACGGTGGGAGACCTGAACGGCAAGCGGATCGCCATCAGCTCGAAGAACGCCGCCTCGGACGTGCTGACCCGGTCGGTCATGCGCGATCACGGGGTCGGCTTCGACAAGGTGCAGTGGGTGCCGATGCCGTTGCCGGAGATGGGAGCCGCACTGGCGCAGGGCCGCGTCGACGCCGCCTACCAGCCGGAACCGTTCCTCACGCAGGCGGCCAAGGTCGCCGGCGCGGTCCCGGTCATCGACGCCGCCAGCGGCAGCACGCAGTCCTTCCCCCTCACCGGCTTCGGCGCGACGGCGCAGTGGGTCCAGGGTCACCCGAAGACGATGCTCGCGTTCCAGCGCGCGATGCTCAACGCCACGCGCGCCGCGGTCGACCGCGCGCGGATCGAGCCGCTCGTCGTCCGCAACGCCAAAGTGGACCAGGACATCGCGAGCCTGATGGTGATGCCCGCGTTCGGGTCCACCCTGGACGCTCGCCGCATCCAGCGGGTGCCGGACCTGTTGCAGCAGCTGGGCGTCGTCCAGACGAAGCTCGACGCTTCCGCGATGATCACGCCGCAGGCGAGTACCGGCTGA
- a CDS encoding Kelch repeat-containing protein, producing MNVSWKYRPPMLSPRFAHDVATVGDDVFVLGGSDGKVVFGSVETRKVTGGGAWHYVSPMPTPRGNHAVGVVGGLVYAAAGITPDERTTDVVEVYDPAADEWRPSPSLPVPIGAASAAGLGGKLYVAGGFVGDSDPEEHATDAVLAFDPAARRWAPVAPMLTPRARHRLIAAGKHLYALGGLPSRQQNALDSVERYCPETDRWESVAPMRKRRGAPGAVRVGDRIVVVGGGPAPVEDPTARDRTTEVLDVRTGEWVLLGTLLPHGRASLVCAATPAHRVLAIGGNANLYGSLVTVPDVLSLKLP from the coding sequence ATGAACGTGTCGTGGAAGTACCGGCCGCCGATGCTCTCGCCGAGGTTCGCCCACGACGTGGCGACCGTCGGCGACGACGTCTTCGTGCTCGGCGGGTCGGACGGGAAGGTGGTCTTCGGCTCGGTGGAGACGCGCAAGGTCACCGGCGGCGGCGCCTGGCACTACGTCAGCCCGATGCCCACCCCGCGCGGCAACCACGCGGTCGGCGTCGTCGGCGGGTTGGTCTACGCCGCCGCCGGGATCACCCCGGACGAGCGCACCACCGACGTCGTCGAGGTCTACGACCCGGCGGCCGACGAGTGGCGGCCGAGCCCGTCGCTGCCCGTGCCGATCGGCGCGGCGTCGGCGGCCGGACTCGGCGGAAAGCTTTATGTGGCAGGTGGTTTCGTGGGCGACAGCGACCCGGAGGAGCACGCCACGGACGCGGTGCTCGCGTTCGACCCGGCCGCGCGGCGCTGGGCGCCGGTGGCGCCGATGCTCACACCGCGCGCCCGGCACCGGCTCATCGCGGCGGGGAAACACCTCTACGCGCTCGGCGGTTTGCCGAGCAGGCAGCAGAACGCGCTCGATTCGGTGGAGCGGTACTGCCCGGAGACCGATCGCTGGGAGTCGGTCGCGCCGATGCGCAAACGGCGGGGCGCGCCCGGCGCGGTGCGGGTGGGCGACCGGATCGTGGTGGTCGGCGGCGGCCCCGCGCCGGTCGAGGACCCGACCGCGCGGGACCGCACGACCGAGGTCCTCGACGTCCGCACGGGGGAATGGGTGCTGCTGGGCACACTGCTCCCGCACGGCCGGGCGTCGCTGGTCTGCGCGGCCACCCCGGCACACCGGGTCCTCGCCATCGGCGGGAACGCCAACCTCTACGGCAGCCTGGTGACGGTGCCGGACGTGCTTTCGCTCAAACTGCCGTGA
- a CDS encoding SH3 domain-containing protein yields MNRVILTATLAAAAAITFAPVASAGTVHEICAQDLYVRTQPAGVIIGTLYRGDHFELSRYSPSGDWAEGYAMGHVNQRGWIQAGWFC; encoded by the coding sequence ATGAACCGCGTCATCCTGACCGCGACCCTCGCTGCCGCCGCGGCGATCACCTTCGCGCCCGTCGCTTCGGCGGGCACCGTGCACGAAATCTGCGCCCAGGACCTCTATGTCCGGACGCAGCCGGCCGGCGTCATCATCGGCACCCTCTACCGCGGTGACCACTTCGAGCTGTCGCGGTACTCGCCCAGCGGCGACTGGGCCGAGGGCTACGCGATGGGCCACGTGAACCAGCGCGGCTGGATCCAGGCCGGCTGGTTCTGCTGA
- a CDS encoding MFS transporter — MSVTGAFVDLTPLRVSPAFRRLWLGRVCSGFGAQMTLVAVMFQVWEQTRSTVWVGAVGLAQALPVVVFGLFAGSLVDRVDRRKFALLTTAGQAVCSVLLAVQGFLGDVPVPAVLGLVAVQSCFVAGGGPAARTFVPRLLAPEQLPAGLALNRIAFQGAMLLGPALGGLLLGRFGVGGCYLVDALTFAMAFYGVLGLPPMRPDGDPSRPGLRGVLDGLAFLVRTPVVRGALLTDLAATVLSMPISLFPLVNAERFAGDPRTLGLFLSAIAVGGVAASVFSGAFTRLPRQGLVMLAGSAAWGGALVGFGVAPDPWLGLACLVLAGAADTVSVVSRGALVQLNTPDALLGRVAAAEQVVGQAGPDLGNLRGGLLAGVTSGTAALVSGGLLCVVAVAMVGAGTPGLRRCATPARAAVG, encoded by the coding sequence GTGTCCGTGACCGGTGCCTTCGTCGACCTGACCCCGCTTCGCGTGTCGCCGGCCTTCCGGCGGCTCTGGCTGGGCCGGGTGTGCTCCGGCTTCGGGGCGCAGATGACGCTCGTCGCCGTGATGTTCCAGGTCTGGGAGCAGACCCGGAGCACGGTCTGGGTCGGTGCCGTGGGGCTCGCCCAGGCCCTGCCGGTGGTCGTGTTCGGGCTGTTCGCCGGGTCGCTGGTGGACCGCGTCGACCGGCGGAAGTTCGCGCTGCTCACCACCGCGGGGCAGGCCGTCTGCTCGGTTCTCCTTGCCGTGCAGGGGTTTCTCGGTGACGTGCCGGTGCCGGCCGTGCTGGGGCTGGTGGCCGTGCAGTCCTGCTTCGTCGCGGGCGGCGGGCCGGCGGCGCGCACGTTCGTCCCGCGGCTGCTGGCGCCGGAGCAGCTCCCGGCCGGGCTGGCGCTGAACCGGATCGCCTTCCAGGGCGCGATGCTGCTCGGCCCGGCGCTGGGCGGGCTGTTGCTGGGCCGGTTCGGGGTGGGCGGCTGCTACCTCGTCGACGCGCTGACGTTCGCCATGGCGTTCTACGGCGTCCTCGGCCTCCCGCCGATGCGGCCCGACGGCGACCCTTCGCGGCCGGGGTTGCGCGGAGTGCTGGACGGGCTGGCGTTCCTGGTGCGCACCCCGGTGGTCCGCGGCGCGCTGCTGACCGATCTGGCGGCGACGGTCCTGTCGATGCCGATCAGCCTGTTCCCGCTGGTGAACGCGGAACGGTTCGCCGGCGACCCACGGACGCTGGGACTGTTCCTGTCGGCGATCGCGGTGGGCGGAGTGGCGGCGTCGGTGTTTTCGGGCGCGTTCACCCGGCTGCCCCGCCAGGGTCTGGTGATGCTCGCCGGATCGGCCGCCTGGGGCGGTGCGCTCGTCGGGTTCGGGGTGGCGCCGGATCCGTGGCTGGGCCTGGCGTGCCTGGTCTTGGCGGGTGCGGCGGACACGGTTTCGGTGGTGTCGCGCGGGGCTTTGGTGCAGCTCAACACGCCGGACGCGCTCCTCGGTCGGGTCGCGGCGGCGGAGCAGGTCGTCGGCCAGGCGGGCCCGGACCTCGGCAACCTGCGGGGCGGGCTGCTCGCGGGGGTCACGTCGGGGACGGCGGCGCTGGTCAGTGGCGGGCTGCTGTGCGTGGTGGCGGTGGCGATGGTGGGAGCGGGCACGCCGGGCTTGCGTCGCTGCGCGACCCCGGCCAGGGCTGCGGTGGGGTAG
- a CDS encoding methyltransferase has translation MGSDDANTILRMASLATPMALRVAVTLGLPDRLRGAEVAVDRLAAELGVAPVPLGLLLGHLATLGFFERTAAGYRTTGYGENLCGDSLTTVLLNLDTAGGRAELAFVELLHSVTTGQAGYDRRYGRDFWSDLAEQPPLRESFDRQMAHRLRAEVPQLVAGFDWGRFATIVDVGGGPGTLLAAVLAAHPGARGRLVELDTAAAARTFAAHGLEDRAEAVECSFFDPLPAGADAYLLCDILHDWDDEHAGRILARCAEAARPAGRILVVEQVGGRRAATDMDLAMLVIFGGRERRVEEFEALASAHGLALDAVTDVSDGRSLLEFRNV, from the coding sequence ATGGGGAGTGACGACGCGAACACGATTCTGCGCATGGCGAGCCTGGCGACACCGATGGCGTTGCGCGTGGCGGTGACCCTCGGGTTGCCCGACCGGCTCCGCGGTGCGGAGGTCGCCGTCGATCGGCTGGCGGCCGAGCTCGGCGTCGCGCCGGTGCCGCTCGGCCTGCTGCTGGGACACCTCGCGACCCTGGGGTTCTTCGAGCGGACGGCTGCCGGCTACCGGACCACCGGGTACGGCGAGAACCTGTGCGGGGACAGCCTGACCACCGTCCTGCTGAACCTGGACACCGCGGGCGGGCGCGCCGAGCTGGCGTTCGTCGAGCTCCTGCACAGCGTCACCACCGGACAGGCCGGGTACGACCGCCGGTACGGGCGGGACTTCTGGAGCGACCTCGCCGAGCAGCCGCCCCTGCGGGAGTCGTTCGACCGGCAGATGGCGCACCGGCTGCGCGCCGAGGTCCCGCAGCTGGTGGCCGGCTTCGACTGGGGGCGCTTCGCCACGATCGTCGACGTCGGCGGGGGCCCGGGCACGCTGCTCGCCGCGGTCCTGGCGGCCCACCCCGGGGCGCGGGGCCGGCTGGTCGAACTCGACACCGCCGCGGCCGCCCGGACTTTCGCCGCGCACGGGCTCGAGGACCGGGCCGAGGCGGTCGAGTGCAGCTTCTTCGACCCGCTCCCGGCGGGGGCGGACGCCTACCTGCTGTGCGACATCCTGCACGACTGGGACGACGAGCACGCCGGTCGCATCCTGGCCCGCTGCGCCGAGGCGGCCCGGCCGGCCGGGCGGATCCTGGTCGTCGAGCAGGTCGGCGGGCGGCGGGCCGCCACGGACATGGACCTGGCCATGCTCGTCATCTTCGGCGGCCGGGAGCGCCGGGTCGAGGAGTTCGAGGCCCTCGCCTCGGCCCACGGGCTGGCGCTCGACGCCGTGACGGACGTCAGCGACGGGCGCAGCCTGCTGGAGTTCCGAAACGTATAA
- a CDS encoding thioesterase II family protein — protein sequence MDTDEAERLLFVCFPDAGEAAGRYRAWRDPRISVHVVELPGRGERREEHPYRDMWLLVESLAAELAAVLARPHVLFGAGLGALVAYRLAQRRVAAGLGVPRALVVAHQAPPDRAARAVPEQAARADVSLLASDAHVPVAPPLPCPIRGFGEPHVMAGWGEHTNAGFVLAPARVRESGAVLRDAVLRAGYLVSALAVPGRGESPM from the coding sequence GTGGACACCGACGAAGCCGAGCGACTGCTGTTCGTCTGCTTCCCGGACGCGGGGGAGGCAGCCGGCCGGTACCGGGCCTGGCGCGATCCCCGGATCTCCGTGCACGTCGTCGAGCTGCCCGGCCGGGGCGAGCGCCGGGAGGAGCACCCGTACCGGGACATGTGGCTGCTCGTGGAGTCCCTCGCGGCGGAACTGGCCGCGGTGCTCGCCCGCCCGCACGTGCTGTTCGGTGCGGGGCTCGGCGCGCTGGTCGCCTACCGGCTGGCGCAGCGGCGGGTGGCCGCGGGACTGGGGGTCCCGCGGGCACTCGTCGTGGCGCACCAGGCGCCGCCGGACCGGGCCGCGCGGGCCGTGCCGGAGCAGGCGGCCCGCGCGGACGTCAGCCTGCTGGCCAGCGACGCGCACGTGCCCGTGGCGCCGCCGCTGCCGTGCCCGATCCGCGGGTTCGGCGAGCCGCACGTGATGGCGGGCTGGGGCGAGCACACGAACGCGGGGTTCGTGCTCGCCCCAGCCCGGGTCCGGGAGAGCGGCGCGGTGCTGCGCGACGCCGTCCTGCGCGCGGGCTACCTGGTTTCCGCGCTGGCCGTGCCGGGCCGGGGCGAGTCGCCGATGTAG